A window of the Sandaracinaceae bacterium genome harbors these coding sequences:
- a CDS encoding phosphocholine cytidylyltransferase family protein, with amino-acid sequence MLHRAIILAAGRGARLQPLTDDRPKCLLPLGQGTILSRQLDACLSIGVDDIVLVTGYAFEMMEAEVARWRAAAGTKARVSTVYNPYFATTNNMFSLWVARHFMDRDFLVINADNVFAVDTLRAIARCDEHPILVPVAQRPAYDAEDMKVRIVDGRILEIAKTIPLDEASGESLGIRAFFREGRQLLSDELEAMGRDSDPATAWYITAVERIAQRGGPVGVLYVDGDACMDVDFAADLERAQRQFG; translated from the coding sequence ATGCTGCACCGCGCCATCATCCTCGCCGCCGGCCGCGGCGCCCGGCTCCAGCCGCTCACGGACGACCGCCCCAAGTGCCTCCTGCCGTTGGGGCAGGGCACCATCCTCAGCCGGCAGCTGGACGCGTGCCTCTCCATCGGCGTGGACGACATCGTGCTCGTCACGGGCTATGCGTTCGAGATGATGGAGGCCGAGGTCGCCCGCTGGCGGGCCGCTGCGGGCACCAAGGCGCGCGTCTCGACGGTCTACAACCCCTACTTCGCGACCACCAACAACATGTTCTCGCTGTGGGTCGCCCGACACTTCATGGACCGAGACTTCTTGGTCATCAACGCCGACAACGTGTTCGCCGTGGACACGCTGCGTGCCATCGCGCGCTGCGACGAGCATCCCATCCTGGTGCCCGTGGCGCAGCGTCCGGCGTACGACGCCGAGGACATGAAGGTGCGCATCGTCGACGGACGCATCCTCGAGATCGCCAAGACCATCCCGCTCGACGAGGCCTCGGGCGAGTCTCTGGGCATCCGCGCCTTTTTTCGAGAGGGGCGCCAGCTGCTGAGCGACGAGCTCGAGGCGATGGGGCGGGACTCGGACCCCGCGACGGCGTGGTACATCACGGCCGTCGAGCGCATCGCGCAGCGTGGAGGACCGGTGGGGGTGCTCTACGTCGACGGGGACGCGTGCATGGACGTTGACTTCGCGGCTGACCTCGAGCGGGCTCAACGGCAGTTCGGCTGA
- a CDS encoding metal-dependent hydrolase, with protein MQTTTHPIEVRNMRFNLETGVPKHWHGGGRGVTLFFDNLSTLFPEGERFFIASVRAHLTHVTDAELRSAVRAFCGQEAMHGREHERMNAMIDAHGYPAHELEARLVKLLGLVQKTLPKRWQLAATCALEHYTALLGDLLLKNPAILAEAHPEMVRMWNWHAAEESEHKCVAFDVYQAAGGHTVERGAIMVLATVIFWAVLFEQQVRLMHADGIATSPREWVKLGRFMFGKPARLQQLALPLLDYFRPSFHPLDHGDTALVEAWRHGHAPIAA; from the coding sequence ATGCAAACGACGACTCACCCCATCGAAGTTCGGAACATGCGCTTCAACCTGGAGACCGGCGTCCCCAAGCACTGGCACGGCGGCGGACGCGGCGTGACGCTGTTCTTCGACAACCTGTCCACCCTCTTCCCGGAGGGTGAGCGCTTCTTCATCGCCAGCGTACGCGCACACCTCACGCACGTGACGGACGCCGAGCTGCGCTCCGCCGTGCGCGCTTTCTGCGGGCAGGAGGCGATGCACGGGCGCGAGCACGAGCGCATGAACGCGATGATCGACGCGCACGGGTACCCCGCGCACGAGCTGGAGGCCCGCCTCGTCAAGCTCTTGGGCCTCGTTCAAAAGACGCTCCCAAAGCGCTGGCAGCTGGCCGCCACCTGTGCGCTCGAGCACTACACGGCGCTGCTGGGTGACCTGCTGCTCAAGAACCCCGCGATCCTGGCCGAGGCGCACCCCGAGATGGTGCGCATGTGGAACTGGCACGCGGCCGAGGAGAGCGAGCACAAGTGCGTGGCCTTCGACGTCTACCAGGCCGCGGGCGGCCACACCGTCGAGCGCGGCGCCATCATGGTGCTCGCGACCGTCATTTTCTGGGCCGTGCTGTTCGAGCAGCAGGTGCGCCTGATGCACGCGGATGGCATCGCGACGTCGCCCCGCGAGTGGGTGAAGCTCGGGCGCTTCATGTTCGGCAAGCCGGCGCGCCTTCAGCAGCTGGCGCTCCCGCTGCTCGACTACTTCCGCCCGTCGTTCCATCCGCTCGACCACGGAGACACCGCGCTGGTCGAGGCGTGGCGACATGGGCACGCCCCGATCGCGGCTTGA
- a CDS encoding EAL domain-containing protein, translating to MTYTHMNADDGDRADTPNERPVRETSPPVVVQRGQLRTDFQPIVSMRTGTTWGVEALSRAKDPKTGVTIPPLALFADAERAGLLPQFDRFCRRHAIERFAESNKPHDALLTLNWDTRTLGAADNDPKQFVRAVKRSEIAPERVVIEVLEGRAPNLDALVRFVEDRKAEGFLIAVDDYGTGHSNPERLVRIEPDIVKIDRALVHGAASSVPRREACRSVAELARAIGAVVIAEGVERDQDLVELSMMGIDLFQGFLIARPNAEIAAGTSQAELAVAARRPLLRSRADLELDRRRRLRKRHDRIVSLVVGRLVRASLGTLELATADALDAVNGLEALYVLDENGIQLTSTWLRADGPRKASFRPAVAGTDLALKDYFLGLADGSTYSTRPYVSMASGRMAVTYSRRIQLSGGAVVIVCCDIPNTIDLRVI from the coding sequence ATGACGTACACACACATGAACGCCGATGACGGTGACCGAGCGGACACGCCGAACGAGCGCCCGGTCCGCGAGACCTCGCCGCCCGTCGTGGTGCAGCGCGGGCAGCTACGGACCGACTTCCAGCCCATCGTGTCCATGCGCACGGGCACCACGTGGGGCGTCGAGGCCCTCAGTCGCGCCAAGGACCCCAAGACCGGCGTCACCATCCCACCGCTCGCACTCTTCGCGGACGCCGAGCGAGCCGGGCTGTTGCCACAGTTCGACCGCTTCTGCCGCAGGCACGCCATCGAGCGCTTCGCGGAGAGCAACAAGCCCCACGACGCCCTGCTGACGCTCAACTGGGACACCCGGACGCTGGGCGCCGCGGACAACGACCCGAAGCAGTTCGTGCGCGCCGTGAAGAGGAGCGAGATCGCTCCCGAGCGCGTGGTGATCGAGGTGCTCGAGGGGCGGGCGCCGAACCTCGACGCGCTGGTGCGTTTCGTGGAGGACCGCAAAGCCGAGGGCTTCCTCATTGCCGTCGACGACTATGGGACGGGTCACTCGAACCCCGAGCGCTTGGTCCGCATCGAGCCCGACATCGTCAAGATCGATCGCGCGCTCGTGCATGGCGCGGCGTCGTCGGTGCCCCGCCGAGAGGCGTGTCGGTCGGTGGCCGAGCTGGCGCGGGCGATCGGCGCCGTGGTCATCGCCGAGGGAGTGGAGCGCGACCAAGACCTGGTCGAGCTGTCCATGATGGGCATCGACCTCTTCCAAGGGTTCTTGATCGCGCGTCCCAACGCCGAGATCGCCGCCGGGACCTCGCAAGCCGAGCTGGCGGTAGCCGCTCGTCGTCCGCTGCTCCGCTCTCGCGCGGATCTGGAGCTCGATCGTCGGCGGAGGCTCCGCAAGCGTCATGACCGCATCGTCAGCCTGGTGGTGGGGCGCTTGGTGCGTGCGTCACTCGGCACGCTCGAGCTCGCCACCGCCGACGCCCTGGACGCGGTGAACGGGCTCGAGGCGCTCTACGTGCTGGACGAGAATGGCATCCAGCTCACGTCCACGTGGCTGCGCGCCGACGGGCCGCGCAAGGCCAGCTTCCGGCCCGCCGTGGCGGGGACGGACTTGGCGCTGAAGGACTACTTCCTCGGGCTGGCCGACGGGAGCACCTACAGCACGCGTCCCTATGTGAGCATGGCCTCGGGCCGCATGGCGGTCACCTACAGCCGTCGTATCCAGCTCAGCGGCGGCGCCGTGGTGATCGTCTGCTGCGACATCCCGAACACCATCGACCTGCGCGTGATCTGA
- a CDS encoding serine/threonine protein kinase, whose product MRGKDAGPLPLPARSWQADEPHEALRQRRLRWTAGASAIAVAAALPVLAVPGTPKDAWVAWLGAGVAMAGALGKLYALRPGQTDQRHLAGPLAVVIATGAMLMQAYFGIGSAAAALITVGVLAHAMDDTTRWPRVVVATVCVEHFVLAALSELPGSPIHRVDWHGHASTQAVRLVVNAGTVMVYVMAHLFGRRLLAESLMAQHELETSARAVARTEALLDDARAELDAARAVGRGRFTGVRLGRFELGRLLGSGGMGEVYEARDDGRHAVAVKVLRFGRGGVNAQSLARFERESRVMAEVRSPYLTRVIEVSGDADEFPFIAMELLSGMDLERYLVRYGELTPDELLVLVHDVACALDVAHQHGVVHRDLKPSNIFRMVVDGSPSFRVIDFGVAALQRADVNITTHEVVGTLGYMAPEQHLEGGTVDGRTDLFALATVALECATLFRPIVTALDRRLGQWSPDSLVRREHALSEVPTPVAAVLRRGLADQAADRFESCLAFHRALRRAYDAAGERELHDAPADEVVGLIPSPSRQSPGHAPEREEPTGPADVSSVTFPGWRGTMRP is encoded by the coding sequence ATGAGAGGGAAAGACGCTGGTCCCCTGCCGCTCCCCGCACGTTCGTGGCAGGCCGATGAGCCCCACGAAGCGCTGCGCCAACGACGCCTGCGGTGGACTGCAGGGGCCTCCGCCATCGCCGTCGCAGCCGCGCTCCCGGTGCTCGCGGTCCCTGGGACCCCCAAGGACGCGTGGGTCGCGTGGCTGGGCGCCGGCGTGGCCATGGCGGGCGCGCTCGGGAAGCTGTACGCGTTGCGGCCTGGCCAGACGGACCAGCGCCACCTGGCAGGGCCGCTCGCGGTCGTCATCGCCACCGGCGCGATGCTGATGCAGGCGTACTTCGGTATCGGTTCGGCGGCCGCTGCTCTCATCACCGTGGGGGTGCTCGCCCATGCCATGGACGACACCACGCGTTGGCCGCGGGTCGTCGTCGCGACCGTCTGCGTCGAGCACTTCGTCCTGGCCGCCCTCTCCGAGCTGCCGGGGTCGCCCATTCACCGCGTGGACTGGCATGGTCATGCGTCCACTCAAGCCGTGCGCTTGGTGGTCAACGCGGGCACGGTCATGGTGTACGTCATGGCGCACCTCTTCGGCCGTCGCCTCCTGGCGGAGAGCCTGATGGCGCAACACGAGCTGGAGACCTCCGCCCGTGCGGTCGCTCGCACCGAAGCTCTCCTCGACGACGCGCGCGCCGAGCTGGACGCGGCGCGCGCGGTGGGTCGCGGTCGCTTCACGGGGGTGCGCCTTGGTCGATTCGAGCTCGGGCGCCTGCTGGGCAGCGGGGGCATGGGCGAGGTCTACGAGGCGCGCGACGACGGTCGGCACGCCGTCGCCGTCAAGGTGCTGCGTTTCGGCCGCGGAGGCGTCAACGCGCAGTCCCTCGCGCGCTTCGAGCGCGAGAGTCGGGTGATGGCCGAGGTCCGCTCACCCTATCTGACGCGGGTCATCGAGGTGAGCGGCGACGCGGACGAGTTTCCCTTCATCGCCATGGAGCTGCTGTCGGGGATGGATCTCGAGCGCTACCTGGTGCGCTACGGCGAGCTCACCCCCGATGAGCTCTTGGTGTTGGTGCACGACGTCGCGTGCGCGCTGGACGTCGCACATCAGCACGGTGTGGTGCACCGTGACCTCAAACCTTCCAACATCTTCCGCATGGTCGTCGACGGATCGCCGTCGTTTCGCGTGATCGACTTCGGGGTCGCAGCGCTGCAGCGCGCCGACGTGAACATCACGACGCACGAAGTGGTCGGGACGCTGGGCTACATGGCCCCGGAGCAGCACCTGGAGGGGGGCACGGTCGATGGTCGGACCGACCTCTTCGCCTTGGCGACGGTCGCGCTCGAGTGCGCCACGCTGTTCCGGCCCATCGTCACGGCGCTCGACCGTCGCCTCGGGCAGTGGTCGCCCGACAGCCTCGTGCGACGGGAGCACGCGCTGTCCGAGGTCCCCACGCCGGTCGCGGCCGTCTTGCGCAGAGGTCTGGCCGACCAAGCGGCGGACCGCTTCGAGAGCTGCCTGGCGTTCCACCGCGCGCTCCGGCGGGCGTACGACGCTGCTGGCGAGCGAGAGCTGCACGACGCTCCGGCGGACGAGGTGGTGGGATTGATCCCATCGCCGAGTCGCCAGAGTCCGGGCCACGCGCCCGAACGTGAGGAGCCGACAGGCCCCGCGGACGTTTCGTCGGTGACCTTCCCCGGTTGGCGAGGCACGATGCGCCCATGA
- a CDS encoding CDP-alcohol phosphatidyltransferase family protein: protein MNEANAAASPAPRALIVGSVPTRVWGLSGEERLRRLFATRGIEATLVPDVAAAVLAAGASADQAGAVIGIRGDYVFEATLIVNLMATEGTVLCLPSGQPVAFHVPSALARDAAAALGEAALPRPLADSQRVVLPADLAYNQQLRKRATPYVLPISDEARDAIERQVFAGSYKGVTDVATKYLFPFPVRKLTQLSAALGLRPNHVTTLSFVLTVLATWLFYRGQFGLGVIVGWGMCLLDSVDGKLARVTLTSSKFGDYFDHSIDLVHPPFWYWGFMTGLGAAFSDHPWSTAVFWSIMILYVAQRLLEGLFIVGFGVEMHIWRPVDSAFRLVTARRNPNLIILTLATLVGRPLEGILVVAAWTVFSFVVHLLQVVQAALYKATGRPIVSWLTQEAPAD from the coding sequence ATGAACGAGGCCAACGCAGCCGCATCGCCCGCTCCGCGGGCGCTGATCGTCGGTTCCGTGCCCACGCGGGTGTGGGGGCTCAGCGGCGAAGAGCGCCTCCGTCGCTTGTTCGCGACGCGCGGTATCGAGGCGACCCTGGTGCCGGACGTGGCTGCCGCCGTGCTGGCGGCCGGGGCTAGCGCGGATCAGGCGGGAGCGGTCATCGGTATCCGTGGGGACTACGTTTTCGAGGCGACGTTGATCGTCAACCTCATGGCCACCGAGGGCACCGTGCTGTGCCTCCCCAGCGGCCAGCCGGTGGCCTTCCACGTCCCCTCCGCGCTCGCGCGTGACGCGGCCGCCGCGCTTGGGGAAGCCGCGCTCCCTCGGCCGCTCGCCGACAGCCAGCGCGTCGTCCTGCCGGCCGATCTCGCGTACAACCAGCAGCTGCGCAAGCGCGCCACGCCGTACGTCTTGCCCATCTCCGACGAAGCGCGCGACGCCATCGAGCGCCAAGTGTTCGCCGGGTCGTACAAGGGCGTGACGGACGTCGCCACCAAGTACCTGTTTCCGTTTCCGGTGCGCAAGCTCACTCAGCTCAGCGCCGCCCTGGGGCTGCGCCCGAACCACGTCACCACGCTCAGCTTCGTGCTCACCGTGTTGGCGACGTGGCTCTTCTACCGTGGCCAATTCGGGCTCGGCGTGATCGTGGGTTGGGGCATGTGCCTGCTCGACTCGGTCGACGGCAAGCTCGCGCGCGTGACGCTCACCTCTTCGAAGTTCGGAGACTACTTCGACCACTCGATCGACCTGGTGCACCCGCCCTTCTGGTACTGGGGGTTCATGACGGGCCTGGGTGCTGCGTTCTCCGACCACCCCTGGTCCACCGCGGTGTTCTGGTCGATCATGATCCTCTACGTGGCGCAGCGGCTGCTCGAGGGGCTGTTCATCGTCGGGTTCGGCGTCGAGATGCACATCTGGCGCCCGGTCGACAGCGCGTTCCGTCTGGTGACGGCCCGTCGCAACCCGAACCTCATCATCCTGACGCTGGCCACGCTCGTGGGGCGGCCCCTCGAGGGCATCCTCGTCGTCGCAGCCTGGACGGTGTTCAGCTTCGTCGTGCACCTGCTGCAGGTGGTGCAGGCCGCGCTCTACAAGGCGACCGGGCGGCCCATCGTGTCGTGGCTCACCCAGGAAGCACCCGCCGACTGA
- a CDS encoding zinc ribbon domain-containing protein, giving the protein MSAVPAVCPVCSTPIPSGATRCPGCARVFGEDNRCPHCHAVAGVRARGGGYVCVACNKPRTVKPGTVVLGGDGAGAAMEPVSGAQLELAAGRSAGTALRAFGAFSMAAGVLGAGALLLVFPFGAGVVVGAAALGLAGVGVGGLSVRAGNRAGDAAIARAKRKAELDVLRLAEQRGGVLTVTDVATELHMTSADAEQLLTNLAADGARVSVDISSEGVVLFRFVELVGRGPKVRVAPVDELSARFEELEARERQRAREAEHEG; this is encoded by the coding sequence GTGAGCGCGGTCCCCGCCGTGTGCCCCGTGTGCAGCACACCCATCCCCAGCGGCGCGACGCGCTGTCCAGGGTGCGCGCGGGTCTTCGGTGAGGACAACCGCTGCCCCCACTGCCACGCGGTGGCTGGCGTGCGTGCGCGGGGCGGGGGCTACGTCTGCGTCGCGTGCAACAAGCCGCGCACCGTCAAGCCTGGCACGGTCGTGCTCGGCGGCGACGGCGCTGGGGCCGCGATGGAGCCGGTCTCGGGGGCGCAGCTGGAGCTCGCCGCGGGGCGCTCCGCCGGGACGGCCCTGCGGGCCTTCGGCGCGTTCTCCATGGCCGCTGGGGTGCTCGGGGCCGGGGCCCTGCTCTTGGTCTTTCCCTTCGGCGCTGGGGTGGTCGTAGGGGCCGCGGCGTTGGGCCTGGCCGGGGTCGGTGTGGGCGGTCTGTCCGTGCGCGCCGGCAACCGCGCCGGTGACGCTGCGATCGCGCGGGCCAAGCGCAAGGCCGAGCTGGACGTGCTGCGCCTGGCAGAGCAGCGCGGCGGCGTGCTGACCGTCACGGACGTCGCGACCGAGCTGCACATGACGTCGGCCGACGCGGAGCAGCTGCTCACGAACCTGGCCGCGGATGGCGCACGGGTGAGCGTGGACATCAGCTCCGAGGGGGTGGTGCTGTTCCGCTTCGTCGAGCTGGTCGGTCGAGGTCCCAAGGTGCGTGTGGCGCCCGTGGACGAGCTCAGCGCGCGCTTCGAAGAGCTGGAGGCGCGCGAACGGCAGCGAGCGCGCGAGGCCGAGCACGAGGGGTGA
- a CDS encoding (deoxy)nucleoside triphosphate pyrophosphohydrolase, producing the protein MTSPPKSIRVVAALVERDGRYLITQRRPSAVLPLLWEFPGGRVEPRESDAQALCREFAERLGDAVQLQVGDLISFVSHPYEHYTVDLYLYQCAFADVSAPLETRSVHGFRWVTSDEFDELPFTPADEASMSQLLGEG; encoded by the coding sequence GTGACCTCGCCTCCGAAATCGATTCGTGTCGTCGCCGCGCTCGTCGAGCGAGACGGGCGCTATCTCATCACCCAGCGGCGTCCGAGCGCCGTGCTGCCCCTCCTCTGGGAGTTCCCGGGCGGTCGCGTGGAGCCCCGCGAGTCCGACGCCCAGGCGCTCTGCCGCGAGTTCGCCGAGCGGCTCGGCGACGCGGTGCAGCTGCAGGTGGGAGACCTCATCTCGTTCGTCAGTCACCCCTACGAGCACTACACGGTGGACCTCTACCTGTACCAGTGCGCGTTCGCGGACGTGTCCGCCCCGCTCGAGACCCGCTCGGTGCATGGCTTCCGCTGGGTGACCTCGGACGAGTTCGACGAGCTGCCCTTCACCCCCGCCGACGAAGCGTCCATGAGCCAGCTGCTCGGAGAGGGCTGA
- a CDS encoding 3-keto-5-aminohexanoate cleavage protein, which yields MDKAILTCALNGVLTNPKQHPVPVTPEEMAASARDAYNAGASIMHIHFRRQEPNLGHMPSWDPAVAKACADAIREACPGVIINQTTGVFGPDVSGPIACIDALEPEIAALNAGSLNYLKLRADGTWAWPPMLFDNPVEKVKKMLDAMQRVGTLPEFECFDVGIVRSIALYMKSGMTDSAQYNFVMGVASGMPVDVDLLELLLRYKDEKSVWQCTLIGREEIWPAHQKAADLGGMLRTGVEDTFYLPNGDRTTGNGQLIEALATCARNAGREVASPAEARAMMGMAA from the coding sequence ATGGACAAAGCCATCCTCACCTGCGCGCTCAACGGCGTCCTCACCAACCCCAAGCAGCACCCCGTGCCCGTCACGCCCGAGGAGATGGCTGCGTCCGCGCGCGACGCATACAACGCCGGCGCGTCCATCATGCACATCCACTTCCGGCGGCAGGAGCCCAACCTCGGCCACATGCCGTCGTGGGATCCCGCTGTGGCCAAGGCCTGTGCGGACGCCATCCGTGAGGCCTGCCCGGGTGTCATCATCAACCAGACCACCGGCGTGTTCGGGCCCGATGTGTCCGGCCCCATCGCCTGCATCGACGCGCTCGAGCCCGAGATCGCAGCCCTCAACGCAGGCAGCCTGAACTACCTCAAGCTGCGCGCAGACGGCACGTGGGCCTGGCCGCCCATGCTCTTCGACAACCCGGTCGAGAAGGTGAAGAAGATGCTCGACGCCATGCAGCGCGTCGGCACGCTCCCCGAGTTCGAGTGCTTCGACGTCGGCATCGTGCGCTCCATCGCGCTGTACATGAAGTCGGGTATGACGGACAGCGCTCAGTACAACTTCGTGATGGGCGTGGCCTCGGGTATGCCGGTCGACGTGGACCTCCTCGAGCTGCTGCTGCGCTACAAGGACGAGAAGTCCGTGTGGCAGTGCACCCTGATCGGCCGCGAGGAGATCTGGCCCGCGCACCAGAAGGCGGCCGACCTCGGCGGCATGCTCCGCACGGGCGTCGAAGACACGTTCTACTTGCCCAACGGTGACCGCACGACCGGCAACGGCCAGCTCATCGAGGCCCTGGCCACCTGTGCGCGCAACGCGGGACGCGAGGTGGCGTCTCCGGCGGAAGCCCGCGCCATGATGGGCATGGCCGCCTGA
- a CDS encoding class I mannose-6-phosphate isomerase, which yields MTPPKNRLNAVRTTPAITPTSRTPWGGTRMAEHYRAALGLDAGQRVGEAWVFSLDPAFPSLVDGTPLADAVESTLLLKLLDAAEPLSVQIHPADDYAGLTAGQSGKPEAWYVLARDPGAGLFLGFKPGVTEARVARALAESEDVSALMHFVQVEPGDFFVIDAGTPHAIGAGVMLVEPQRVLPGWSGVTYRYWDWNRRYDAHGRADPSGEARELHVAHALAVTDWARVTRPGFVDEIRVRTEVARAWDPPVQQLLTSPTLEEPSSDRRGRVAVPSKDLSVMRLAGSGSCELPDWSSQGAAALCVLEGVVELDGLIATAGQTLALVAHGQTVELTLAHAILAAARP from the coding sequence ATGACCCCACCAAAAAACCGACTGAACGCGGTGCGGACCACCCCTGCCATCACGCCCACGAGCCGCACGCCCTGGGGCGGGACGCGTATGGCGGAGCACTACCGCGCGGCGCTCGGACTGGACGCGGGGCAGCGCGTCGGCGAGGCGTGGGTGTTCTCGCTGGACCCTGCGTTCCCGAGCCTGGTCGACGGGACGCCACTCGCTGACGCGGTCGAGAGCACGCTCTTGCTGAAGCTCCTGGACGCCGCCGAGCCCCTGTCCGTGCAGATCCACCCGGCGGACGACTACGCGGGCCTCACCGCCGGGCAGTCTGGCAAGCCCGAGGCCTGGTACGTGTTGGCGCGAGACCCAGGCGCCGGGCTGTTCCTCGGGTTCAAACCGGGCGTCACGGAGGCGCGCGTCGCGCGGGCGCTGGCAGAGAGCGAAGATGTCAGCGCCCTGATGCACTTCGTCCAGGTGGAGCCGGGTGACTTCTTCGTGATCGACGCAGGGACCCCGCACGCCATCGGGGCCGGCGTGATGCTGGTGGAGCCGCAGCGCGTGCTCCCCGGGTGGTCGGGGGTCACGTACCGCTACTGGGACTGGAACCGCCGCTACGACGCGCATGGGCGAGCGGACCCGAGCGGCGAGGCGCGCGAGCTGCACGTCGCGCACGCCCTGGCGGTCACGGACTGGGCGCGGGTCACCCGCCCGGGTTTCGTGGACGAGATCCGGGTGCGCACCGAAGTCGCCCGCGCGTGGGACCCCCCGGTGCAGCAGTTGCTGACCAGCCCCACGCTCGAGGAGCCGAGCTCGGACCGACGGGGTCGCGTGGCGGTGCCCAGCAAAGACCTGTCGGTCATGCGCCTCGCAGGCTCGGGCTCGTGCGAGCTGCCCGACTGGAGCTCGCAGGGAGCGGCGGCGCTGTGCGTGTTGGAGGGTGTCGTCGAGCTGGACGGGCTCATCGCCACAGCCGGACAGACCCTGGCGCTGGTCGCCCACGGGCAGACCGTGGAGCTCACACTCGCCCACGCGATCCTGGCCGCCGCACGCCCCTGA
- a CDS encoding MerR family DNA-binding transcriptional regulator, with translation MMTVRRKPASPPPTPRSADDTAGFVDAHRAQPARQEVWGIGELAESLGTTARAIRFYEEKGLLTPRRVGQNRVYTRRERARLQLILRGKSLGLTLRELQHYLDLYGEHGEGRSKQLELAIARSEQMIAELRERRDALDRTIDELTLIRRVSQERLAELTDGRRGR, from the coding sequence ATGATGACCGTGCGCCGCAAGCCAGCCTCCCCTCCCCCCACTCCCCGCAGCGCGGACGACACCGCCGGCTTCGTGGACGCCCACCGCGCGCAGCCAGCGCGGCAGGAGGTGTGGGGCATCGGTGAGCTGGCGGAGTCGCTCGGGACCACCGCGCGCGCCATCCGCTTCTACGAAGAGAAGGGCCTGCTCACGCCCCGGCGCGTGGGCCAGAACCGTGTCTACACGCGCCGAGAGCGAGCGCGCCTGCAGCTCATCCTGCGCGGCAAGTCGCTGGGGCTCACGCTGCGCGAGCTGCAACACTACCTGGACCTGTACGGCGAGCACGGCGAGGGGCGCAGCAAGCAGCTGGAGCTGGCCATCGCGCGCTCCGAGCAGATGATCGCCGAGCTGAGGGAGCGGCGGGACGCCCTGGACCGGACGATCGACGAGCTCACGCTGATCCGCCGGGTCAGTCAGGAGCGACTCGCCGAGCTGACGGACGGCAGGCGCGGTCGCTGA
- a CDS encoding AraC family transcriptional regulator: MTETSHSLPAIHAHHLTELVQRWQVDPAELLDGLGVTQEDLTQPDRRLEISVFQELIERARTLTGEPALGIYFGMDMRVSSHGLLGYAALTSATVRAGLNLAIRYVPTRTTAIGLRVVEGTDTAALIIDEHVDLGSARDAVLFAFTMGIWQIAKAATGQAVGGEADFPFPRPAYMDRFTKYMPGGLRFDQPVAQLVFARELLDLPMTMSDPAAMQVAREHCERELQALGFGGDIVSRVRSVLQPADGVGYRTLEEVARALHMSERTLKRRLATQGTSFTSVLDEARCERAMVWLREDKSSHADIAERLGYADASAFSRAFRRWTGMTPAVFQRQGRS, encoded by the coding sequence ATGACCGAGACCTCCCACTCGCTGCCGGCCATCCACGCGCACCACCTCACCGAGCTGGTGCAGCGCTGGCAGGTGGACCCGGCCGAGCTGCTGGATGGTCTCGGGGTCACCCAAGAGGACCTGACCCAGCCCGATCGGCGGCTGGAGATCTCCGTCTTCCAAGAGCTGATCGAGCGGGCCCGGACCCTCACCGGGGAGCCCGCCCTGGGTATCTACTTCGGCATGGACATGCGCGTGTCCTCGCACGGGCTCTTGGGATACGCCGCGCTCACGTCCGCCACGGTGCGCGCGGGGCTCAACCTGGCCATCCGCTACGTCCCCACCCGCACGACCGCCATCGGTCTGCGTGTCGTCGAGGGGACCGACACGGCGGCCCTGATCATCGACGAGCACGTGGACCTGGGGAGCGCGCGCGACGCGGTGCTCTTCGCATTCACCATGGGCATCTGGCAGATCGCCAAGGCCGCCACTGGGCAAGCCGTCGGAGGCGAGGCCGACTTCCCGTTTCCGCGCCCGGCGTACATGGACCGCTTCACGAAGTACATGCCGGGCGGCCTGCGCTTCGATCAGCCGGTCGCGCAGCTCGTGTTCGCGCGCGAGCTGCTCGATCTGCCCATGACCATGTCGGACCCAGCCGCCATGCAGGTGGCGCGCGAGCACTGCGAGCGGGAGCTGCAGGCCCTGGGCTTCGGCGGGGACATCGTGTCGCGCGTGCGCTCCGTGCTGCAGCCGGCAGATGGCGTGGGCTATCGCACGTTGGAAGAGGTGGCGCGCGCGCTGCACATGTCGGAGCGCACGTTGAAGCGGCGGCTCGCGACACAGGGCACCAGCTTCACCTCGGTGCTCGACGAGGCCCGCTGCGAACGGGCGATGGTGTGGTTGCGCGAGGACAAGAGCTCTCATGCCGACATCGCCGAGCGCCTCGGGTACGCCGACGCGAGCGCCTTCTCGCGGGCGTTTCGGCGCTGGACGGGTATGACCCCTGCGGTCTTTCAGCGACAGGGTCGCAGCTGA